TAAAAAGAAGGCCCCAATTAAAACAGAAGAGGGGACAATAAGCCTTGAGGAAATTAATAGAATCAGAAAAGAAAATGCTAGACTCAAGGAGGAAAATGAGATATTAAAAAAGGCTATGGCTATATTCACGAAGAAGTAAATCCAGATA
This region of Anaerobranca californiensis DSM 14826 genomic DNA includes:
- a CDS encoding transposase, encoding MSKRRTFTEEFKTMIAELVASGQSVKEVSREYSLSETAVRNWSKKKAPIKTEEGTISLEEINRIRKENARLKEENEILKKAMAIFTKK